ACTGCATTTTGGCGATCGCTTACGCAAACAAATTTTTGAACAGTTACAATCTTTATCGTTAAGTTACTTTGCCAAAACTCGTTCCGGTGAACTAATTAACACAATCACCACAGAAATTGAAAGAATCAGACAGGGTTTTAGTGGCGCAGCCTTTTTAGTAACTAGGGGAATAACAACTTTTGTCTACTTAATATCAATGTTTTTGATATCATGGCAACTAACTGTAATTTCAGCATTGCTATTTACACTTTTAGGTGTAGGGTTATCTAATCTGAATGCCAGAGTTAGAGAATCGAGTTTTGGCATGACAACTGCTAATGCTAATTTTACATCAACAGCCATAGAATTTATTAATGGCATTCGCACGGTTCATTCTTGTGGTACTCAAGAATTTGAGCGCCAGCGTTACTACAAAGCTAGCGACAAGGTAGTAAGTACTACAACTAAAGTTGTATTCACTTGGACACTTGTCAAACCAATTGCCGAAGGGGTAGCGACTACGGTGTTAGTCGGAATGATTATTTTGGCATTCACTAGCCTGGTTAGTAATGGAACCCTACAAGTTGCTTCACTGCTAACATTTTTCTTCGTGCTATTTCGCTTCATTCCGTTTGTTCAAGATATTAATGGCACGAGAGCATATCTTAGTACTCTACATGGCTCGGCAGACAACATTAAAAACCTGCTGAAAAGTGATGATAAAAACTATTTTCAGAACGGAAAACTTCAGTTTAAGGCTTTAGAAAGAGCAATAAATTTAGTATCTGTAGATTTTGGCTACGACGAGCAGAACATAGTGCTGCATAACATTACCCTAACCATTGAAAAGGGGAAAATGACTGCATTAGTCGGAGCCTCTGGTGCTGGTAAAACAACCCTTGCTGATTTAATTCCCCGATTTTATAATGCTACGGAGGGAAATGTTTATATCGATGAAGTTGATATAAGACTGTTTGAAATTAATTCCCTCCGCCGTCAAATAGCTGTCGTCAGTCAGGATACTTTTATCTTCAATACTGATGTTTGGCAAAATATTGCTTATGGGACTCCACAAGCCACTAATGAGCAAATTCAAGAAGCTGCTAAATTAGCGAATGCACTGGAATTTATTTTAGAAATGCCCGAAGGTTTTAATACCCAATTGGGAGATCGGGGTGTTAGATTATCTGGAGGACAAAGACAGCGAATTGCTATTGCGCGAGCGCTACTGAGGAACCCCGAAATTTTGATTTTGGATGAAGCAACTAGCGCTTTAGATTCTGTATCCGAGCGCTTAATTCAAGATTCATTAGAAAAGCTATCTGTTGGGAGAACAGTAATTGCGATCGCTCACCGTCTTTCTACTATTTCTAAAGCAGATAAAGTAGTAGTGTTGGAAGCAGGGCGAATAGTAGAACAGGGAAAATATCAAGAACTACTCGCACGCCAAGGCAAGCTTTGGGAATATCACCAAATGCAATACTATAATTCGTAATTCATAATACTCGCATTCAGCGAGAAACAAGCTACGTAATTTGTAATTTTGAATTTGCAAATTACGAATTCATTCTCCTAGTCAATTATTTATAGTTTTAATTAGGAAAAACAAATGGTAAATATAGGCTACCACACTGCTAAAATGCAGGGTAAATTTAATCGTTCTCTATATAAAGCAGCTATTTCTCAGATTGCCAGTATCCCCATCAAACAAACTCGGCAAGTTTCCATCAGTGTCTATGCCTTATCATGCGAACGCGATCTTCCAGAACAAGTGGCAAGTATTCGCTCATTCATTCGTCATGTCGGCATTCCAGATACATTTACTGTAGTTTCTGATGGTAGTTATACTGATTCTAGTTGTAATTTACTCCAACGCATCCATCCTTGCGTTCAGGTAATACTTTTACAAAACTTCCTGAGAACGGATTTACCTCAATGTGTTCTTGATTATGCCCAATTGCATCCAATGGGTAGAAAATTGTCGGCATTAATGTCGATTCCTGTTAATGGAAATACAATTTACACTGATTCAGATATTTTGTTTTTTCCCGGCGGAATTGACTTAATTAATTTGAGTAAGTCGGACGATAAATACTCTCTCTATCTACCTGATTGTTCGATGTCATTAGACGAACGAATTATTTATGATGATTCTGAAAAGTCGAATCCAGTGAATGGTGGATTTATACTATTTAGGCATGAATTTGACTGGAGCTTTGCTATCGAACGTTTAGCAAATCTTCAAGAAGCTCCTACTTATTTTACTGAACAAACAATTGTACATTTGACCATGCATCAAAATCATGGTCAGCCTCTATGCTCCAATAAATATGTTCTCAATGTAGAAGATCAGTTTGTTTATCCTGATAAATTTGCAAATAAAAATATTGCTATTAGGCATTATGTGAGTGATGTTAGACATAAACTTTGGTTTAATGTTGGCATATAAGTTGATGAATCCAATTAATAGTAACGTAAAAAAAGTGGTGATTAATGCTTAACTCAATCAATGATGCCAAGCAAAATGATAAACAATTTCACAGAGGAATTTTTGAAGAAGACCTGATTTATCAATGCTCCAATTTTGATGTAGGTGAGGGTGGAGGTGTTGAAACTTATTTAGCTTCTCTGTTTGAACATCGACCACCCGAAGTTAGCGATCGCGTGATAAAATCGCTCAAGGATGTTGACCAAAGTCAATTTAAGCTGCTGCACATCCACAGCCCAGATATGCTATTGCAGCTTACGGGCGAATGTCCTACGGTTTTCAGCGTTCATAATCACTCATTATACTGTCCTAGTGGCACAAAGTACTTAGCAGGGCAACGGACAATCTGCGATCGCAACTTCTCTTACTTAGGTTGTACTTGGGGTAAACTAGCAGATAAATGCGGTAGCCGTAGACCGTTAAGAACTCTGAAAGAACTTCAAACTACTCATCAGTTTTTAGATGTATTAAAAAAGGTAAAAATTACTTTTGTTGCTAATAGCGAATATGTGCGGCAAGAGTTGATTAAAAATGGTGTACCCCCAGAGCAAATTGTCACACTACATTGTGGCATTTCTGTACCACAAATAACAACCGCACCCCTGAGTTTAGAAATTCACCAAAATCATAGAATTTTGTTTGTTGGTCGCATTGTTTCTGATAAAGGTTTAGAATGGCTGCTCAAAACCTTAATACATACAAATCCGCAAATTAAACTGGATATTGCCGGTGAAGGCTGGGAACGACCACGGTTAGAAAAGTTAGCAAACACCCTCGGATTAAGTAATCGGATTACTTGGCATGGTTGGTGCGATGCTGACAAAATAAATAAACTTTATAAACAGTGTTTTGCAGTCATTTTCCCTAGTGTCTGGCCTGAACCTGCCGGTCTTGTAACTCTGGAAGCATACTCTAATTATCGACCTGTAATTGGTAGTGCAGTCGGAGGTATCCCAGAACATTTACGAGATGGAGAAACAGGTATTTTGGTTCCAGGTAATGATATTCAAAAGCTGGCTGACGCTATTCATAATTTGGATGAAAATTATCAAAAAAGCCGACAGATGGGCGAACAAGGTCATGCTTTATTGATGAAGGAATTTACAATGGCGGCTCATGTAAATCATCTGCAAACAATTTATGCAAAAACGATAGCAGAATTTCCTTTTAAACTGCAAAAAGTATACAGCATCTCTCAAGCTAAATAGGTTCGTGTTAGTCAATAAATCAAATAAAATATAAAGAGGAAAAAATATGTTATCTTATCAAGAATGTCAACAACCTTTAGTTAGCGTTATTATCCCCACATATAATCGACCAGATTATCTTAAGCAAGCGATCGCTAGTGCGATTAAACAAACTTATCAGAATATCGAAATTATTGTTTCAGATAATTGCAGTCCAGAAAATCCTCAAGCACTTGTGGCATCTTTTGGTGATTCACGCATCAGATTTTGGCGACATCAGCAAAATGTAGGTATGCTTGCTAATCAGCAGCATGGCTTCAAGATGGCACAAGGTAAATATATTGCTAGTCTTCATGATGATGATATCTGGAATGAAGATTTTCTAGCAAAGCTTGTACCACCACTAGAAGAAAATTCTGAGTTAATTCTTGCTTTTTGCGACCAATATATTATAGACAAAAATAGTATTATTAATAATATTGGAACTGAGGAAAATACACGCGGTTATAAGCGAGATAAATTAGCAAAAGGAATTCATCAACCTTTCTATAAAATAGGGCTAATAGATAAAAGTATACCCACTGCTGCATCTTGTGTAATTCGGAATAAATTTGTTGATTGGGATAGTATTCCTTCGGAAGTTGGGGGAATGTGGGATTTATATTTAACTTATCTCTGCTGTATATCTGGTTATGGCGCTTACTATTATCCAGAAAGACTAACGCAATATCGCGCCCATGAGCAAACTGATACTATGCTTAGTGGTAGTCGAGATGTACAGGCAAAAATCCGCAAAGCTAAAAGCGAAATGTTTTGTTATCAAGTCTTTATGGAAGACGCTCGTCTACAGCAATTTAGAAAGTATTTTCAACAGAAATGGTTAGAAGCTAATACAACTTTGGGGATTGGTTTACTACGAAGTGAACAGATAGCAGTGGCACGTCCTTATTTTTGGCGGGCGTTGACTAAACAAAAATTTAGTGCGCGGACTTTAGTAGCACTAAGTCTTAGTTTTACACCGCAATTTTTGGCAAATAAATTAATAGAAATGTCGAAATAGTCAGTAGGGGCAATTCATGAATTTCCCCTACTAAAAATCATTTTTTTGGCTCTTGTTTGTGTAAATCTTATTTTGAACGAACCGCAAAGGGCGCGAAGGTAAAAAAAGAAGATGGGTTTAAGTTTTTTGGCTGCGGTTATGGATGAGCTTAGATTATTAAGAGGGTAGTGAATGAAACTTTGTATTGTTACTCATAAAATAAAAAAAGGTGATGGACAGGGACGGGTAAACTATGAGGTTGCTAATGAAGCAATTCGTCGTGGTCATCAACTGACGTTATTGGCTAGTGAAGTCGCACCAGAATTAGAAAATAATAGTCAAGTTAATTGCATTAAAATTCCAGTCAAACACTATCCAACAGAATTTTTACGTAATTTCATATTTGCCCAAAAAAGTGCAGATTGGTTGCGGAAACATCGCTCTGAGATTGATCTAGTTAAAGTCAATGGCGCAATTAATCTGGCTGCGGCTGATGTGAATGCTGTACATTTTGTCCATAGTTCATGGTTGCGATCGCCTGTTCATATTTCTCGCAATCGCCGCGATTTATATGGTTTGTACCAATGGCTATTTACGGCTTTTAATGCCCGTTGGGAAAAACAGGCTTTCCAAAAGGCACAGGTTGTTGTGGCTGTATCTGAAAAAGTAGCGCAGGAATTAGTTAACATTGGTGTGCCGCGTTCTCGCATTCGCGTAATTATCAATGGCGTTGATTTAGAAGAGTTTGCCCCTGGTGAAAGCGATGCCTGCGGCGGGCTACGCCTACGCCAAAAGTTAGGTTTACCGGAAAACGTCACCCTAGCATTATTCGCCGGAGACATCCGCACACCCAGAAAGAATTTAGATACAGTACTACATGCCTTGGTGAAAGTTCCCGATTTACATCTGGTAGTAGTGGGACACACTCAAAATAGCCCTTTTCCACAGTTAGCAGCATCTTTGGGGTTAAATGAGCGCGTGCATTTTGTAGGATTTCGCCGTGATATCCCTGCAATTATGCAAGCAGTAGATTTATTTGTTTTTCCTTCCCGATACGAAGCTTGCAGCCTCGTATTGTTAGAAGCACTTTCTTCAGGACTGCCAGTAATTACTGCCACAGCCACCGGGGGCGGAGAGTTGGTAACACCAGAATGTGGCATCGTTTTATCCGACTCAGATGATAGTGATGCTTTGGCTTTGGCGTTGCTGACTTTGGTGAGTAGTTCCGCCCTCATCCAACAGATGGGCAAAGCTGCTCGTTCAGTGGCAGAAAAACATAGCTGGACTACTATGGCACAAACTTATGTGGATCTATTCGAGGAGTTAAGCAAGAATGCGGAACACCGTTCTGATACCAACTTATCGCCGTCCACAAGACCTATCACGCTGCCTTTTGGCGCTACAGGAGCAAATTAAACCCGTCGATCAGGTGATAGTAGTTGTCCGCGATACGGATGCAGAAACTTGGCAATTTCTGGCGCAATTGAACGCGCCCAATCTGCCACTGCATACTGTGAAAGTGACACAACCGGGTGTAGTAGCGGCTCTCAATGCCGGATTAGCAGCAGTGGAGGGCGATATTGTCTCCATTACTGATGATGATGCTGCACCTCACCCAGATTGGTTAGAGCGCATCGCCGCTTACTTTACCTCAGATAGTCGCCTTGGCGGTCTGGGTGGACGTGATTGGGTATATCACGGCAGCAAATTAGAAGATGAATCCCGCTCAGTAGTGGGACAGTTGCAATGGTTTGGGCGAGTCATTGGCAACCATCATCTGGGAGTGGGAGAACCGCGTGAGGTGGATGTTCTCAAGGGCGTAAACATGAGTTTTCGTAAAGAGGCCATCGGGCAATTGCGCTTTGACGAACGGATGCGGGGTACTGGAGCGCAGGTACATTTTGAAATGGCATTTACTCTGTCATTAAAGCGGGCTGGTTGGAAGATAATTTACGATCCTAATGTTGCTGTAGATCATTATCCTGCACAACGTTTTGATGAAGATCAGCGAAATAACTTTAACGAGATTGCTTTTATTAATTTAGTTCATAATGAAACCTTAGTTTTACTAGAGCATTTGCCATTTATCCGCCGGATTATATTTTTATTCTGGGCAGTATTTGTAGGTACATGCGATAGCTTGGGCTTAGTACAATGGCTGAGATTTTTACCTAGCCAAGGACAGTTGGCAGGGAAAAAATTACTAGCATCTTGGCGTGGACGTTGGCAAGGATATAAACAATTTGTCATTGGTCATTAGTCATTGGTCATTGGTCATTTGTCATTGCAGACTGATTATTTCATTTGGGATTTTTTATGTGTAAATCTAAAATCTAAAATTGAATGAATTCTAAGCAGATACTTTTCAATAGTTTTTCACAAGAAAACTATTCTCCCCAAGAGCGATCGCTACAGGGGTGGATGGCGATCGCAGGTTTTATACTACTAACTGTAGTTTGCTATTTTGCTGGTGCTACTGCTGCATTACGTCTAATTTACCCGGTGACGGCTTTAGCAGTAGCCGTGTTTTTATACTTGCGGCATCCCATTCTCTACATTAGCTTTACCTGGTGGATTTGGTTTCTCACACCCTTAGCTACCCGCTTAGTTGACTATAAGGTAGGCTGGGATGCTACCCGTCAAATGCTTATAGCACCATACTTAGTGGTGTTTGTAACTATAGCAACATTCTTGCGACATTTTCCCCGTGCCTCTCGTCAAGGGGGTTTGCCGTTTGTTATGGCTTTTATCGGAGTCTTTTATGGGTTTCTCGTCGGTCTGATTTACAACCCACCAATTCCTGTAGCACGCGGATTAATGGATTGGCTCAGTCCGGTGATTTTTGCTTTTCACTTATTTATAAATTGGCGAGATTATCCCAGTTATCGCCAGAACTTTCAGCGAACATTTCTCTGGTGTGTATTAATTTTAGGAACTTATGGTGTATATCAATTTGTAGTAGCTCCTGAATGGGATAGGTATTGGCTCATCCAATCAAAACTATTCATGAGTTCTGGAAACCCTGTGCCTTTCGGGATGCGCGTGTGGAGTACATTGCACTCTGTCGGCCCCTTTGGTTCGGTTATGCAAGCTGGGTTATTGTTGTTATTTACCAGTTCGGGAAGTTTAATTTTTCCGGCTTCAGCCGTTGGTTATTTGTCTTTCTTGTTGACACAAGCGCGGACTAATTGGGGAGGCTGGTTATTTGGAATAATTATAATTATGGGTTCAGTTAAAGCCAGAATTCAAATGCGCTTAATCACCATAATTGTAGTGATGGCAATTTGTGTTGTGCCATTGACAACTATCCAGCCAATTTCTGGAGTTGTAGCAGCTAGATTACAAACTTTTTCTAATATTCAAGACGATACCAGTTTTAAAGATAGATCGGGAAGTTATGACAAAAACCTTGGTTTAGCCCTTTCTAATGCTTTAGGGAACGGCTTAGGAAATATTTGGAAAGTCAACGAAAAAACTGGTCAAATTGAAGTGGTGGTTATTGATAGTGGCATTTTAGATATGTTTTTCACCCTTGGTTGGTTTGGAGCAATTTTTTATATGGGTGGATTAATCTTGTTAATTATTAGTGTTAGCAGTTATGGTGAAGGACGTTTTGATAGTTTTATCAGTGCGGCTCGTGCTATTGGTATCAGTTCTGCTACACAGCTAGTTATTGGTAGCGGGATGTTGAGCGTAGCAGGGATGATTCTTTGGGGATTTTTAGCTATGGCTATGGCAGGACATAAATACTATAGCAATCCCAAGAATTCATAAATATGAATTGAGTTAAAAAAACAAAATCTTACAACTTAAATAGGACTGATATAAATTATGAAAGCAATTATTGTAATGCCACTAGCCGAGCAACGAGGCGGCGGTGAAATGATGCTTTGGGATTTGGTGCAACAAGGACGCAATGCTGGTGTCGAGTGGCTGATAATATTTTTAGAAGACGGCCCGATGGTCGAACAAGTCAAGTCTCTCGGTATTGATGCGCGAGTTGTGGAAAGTGGACGTTTACGCCAAATCCACCGTTTTATTGGCGCTGTTTTTCGGATAGCTGCGATCGCACGCCGCGAACGTGCAGATATAATTGTCAATTGGATGTGGATTACGCATATATCTGGAGGTTTGGCGGCCATGCTAGCGGGTTTACCTGCTGTGTGGTATCAACTAGAAGTGCCTAGTAATAAAACTTGGTTGGTGCGACTCGCCACTTTAATCCCAGCACAAGCAATTATCACCCTTTCCCAAGATGGCAAGCAAGCACAAGCAGAGATTTGGCCGCACAGACCAACACCTTTGGTTTATCCTGGTGTAGCACTAGACCGATTTGAGCCTGATGCTTTACCAACTCCTGAAGAAGCACGGCGAAAACTCGGTTTACCCTTACACTGCCCGTTGATTGGAATTGTGGGACGATTGCAACGATGGAAAGGAATGCACGTATTGGTGCAAGCGATGCCGAAAATTTTACAGAAGTATCCTGATGCTCATTGTGTAGTGGTTGGCGGGAAGCACGATTTGGAAGCGGATTATGAGGACTTTTTAAAAGCCGAAATCATAAAATTGGGCTTGAAAGAGCAAGTAATTATGGCTGGACTACAGCGTAATATCCCGGAGTGGGTACAGGCGATGGATGTATTCGTTCATGCTTCGGATAAGGAACCCTTTGGAATTGTGATTATTGAGGCGATGGCGTTGGGTAAACCTGTGATTGCTGGCGATGCAGGCGGCCCGACAGAGATTATTACCGATGGGATGAATGGACTATTAACACCTTACGGCGATGCGGATAAATTAGCGATCGCAATTCTCCGCTATCTTGACGAGCAAGAATTTGCCCAAAGTGCAGGAATAGCTGCTAGACAACGCGCCTTAGATTTCTCGACGCAGAATTATGCTCAGAATTTTATTAGTGCAATTCGTTCTGCAATACCAAGTGTTTCCTAGATAGAAAACTGTTAAACCTCGTCCATTTTGAAACCTGGAGTAGTGCAACCCGAAAAACCCGCTAACTACCAGCAGGGAGCAAGAGACTTCTACTACTGTCAATTTCCACTGCTAATAGCATTAACTATTGTCGCGCCTCTTAGCCGATTTTAAGCAAGTAAAGGGAATTCGTAAGCGTTGAGCTATACACTGCACTTGCATTAAGGTTTTATGCGAACGAATTTGCTGTTTACCCTTGTTGTTGTGATGCTTGCGTTTTTTCATTTATTTGGTTGCCTTTTCCTTGTATAAAGATGTGAAAAGCAAACTTTTTAACTCATTGATTGTACTGCGAATTTCATAGCTTATATTATCAATGCGATCGCAGTAGTCTAAATTGTATCTGGGTCAATATTTAACTCTTGCAATTTTGCTGCCAAACGTTGTGCCTTTTGTTCTACATGTTCTAATCTTTGTTCTGTCTCTTCGGCTCTTTCTTCAGGTGTTGGTACTAATTGTCTATCTGGTGTAAAAAACCGCAATAGTCCTTCATGAATTCCTAGATATAACCCTAACTGTTGACTCCATAAATGTCCTTGTTTATTTAGTTGCAGAGGTTGATATTTTCCATCTACTAAATGAAATCCTGCGAATTCTAATGTGTATGGATCAAACCAAAAATAATCAGGGGTTCGGAAAGTATCTTGATAAATTTCTTTTTTTAAACCTTTGTCTGTCTTCGCTGTTGAGTCTGACAAAATTTCCAGAATTAAATTCGGATATTTACCATCTTCTTCCCAAACTACCCAACTTTTACGGGTTTTCCGTTGGGTTCCGAACACTACAAAAAAGTCTGGGCCTCGAAAGTATTCTGATTTGCGTTGGTGTGGACTGTAGTATATAGTCAGGTTTCCCGCTGCATAGAAATCATTTCTATCTCGCCACAGCCATTCTAGACATGTTAAAAGTAAAATTATTTGCCGTAAATGTAATTCAGTTTCCAAAGGAGGTTCATCACTATATAAATCACCAGGGGGAAAAATAACATCTTGAGGGATGCCTTGTTGAGAATCTAATTCTTGAGCTATGGTCATAGAATGGATAGGGCATCAATTAGTTATAGATTTATTTTAGCAGCGTTATTGTTAGTGATAAAGAATCCCAAAGCAGTTGCGAAACACGCGATCGCATGAATGTATATTGGGCATCTGAAGCCAGCTTTCCACCACGCCCCCATAGCAGATATCAAGATAAAAACAATGAAAATAAGTTTTATTGTACTCATGTTCAGTCCTTAACAAATTTGACTCCCTCACTCAGGAGTCGATACCCTGCTAATATTCCCATATTAATTTCAGATATAACTCACAACTGAATAATAAAACTGTCTCGTAGATGAAAATCAGCCTCTGTGCCTACATGAGTTAACGCCCAGTAAGTCACCTCACCGCCTCTATCTTTAATAACAGTAGTAATGGCAACTTCAATTGCTTGCTCTACAGAAATGATTTTACCCAAATCAAGATCCA
This genomic interval from Nostoc sp. KVJ3 contains the following:
- the hepA gene encoding heterocyst formation ABC transporter subunit HepA: MNFQLLQKFRSLLKASSFWQDNYLLLREFKHFRKIAILALIFSVLAATFEGVSIGFLLSFLQSLTSPNAQPVQTGVHWFDVWILGSKTSAINRLYRISSLILLSTWLRVAFNYFGQVYTELSQLHFGDRLRKQIFEQLQSLSLSYFAKTRSGELINTITTEIERIRQGFSGAAFLVTRGITTFVYLISMFLISWQLTVISALLFTLLGVGLSNLNARVRESSFGMTTANANFTSTAIEFINGIRTVHSCGTQEFERQRYYKASDKVVSTTTKVVFTWTLVKPIAEGVATTVLVGMIILAFTSLVSNGTLQVASLLTFFFVLFRFIPFVQDINGTRAYLSTLHGSADNIKNLLKSDDKNYFQNGKLQFKALERAINLVSVDFGYDEQNIVLHNITLTIEKGKMTALVGASGAGKTTLADLIPRFYNATEGNVYIDEVDIRLFEINSLRRQIAVVSQDTFIFNTDVWQNIAYGTPQATNEQIQEAAKLANALEFILEMPEGFNTQLGDRGVRLSGGQRQRIAIARALLRNPEILILDEATSALDSVSERLIQDSLEKLSVGRTVIAIAHRLSTISKADKVVVLEAGRIVEQGKYQELLARQGKLWEYHQMQYYNS
- a CDS encoding glycosyltransferase family 4 protein codes for the protein MLNSINDAKQNDKQFHRGIFEEDLIYQCSNFDVGEGGGVETYLASLFEHRPPEVSDRVIKSLKDVDQSQFKLLHIHSPDMLLQLTGECPTVFSVHNHSLYCPSGTKYLAGQRTICDRNFSYLGCTWGKLADKCGSRRPLRTLKELQTTHQFLDVLKKVKITFVANSEYVRQELIKNGVPPEQIVTLHCGISVPQITTAPLSLEIHQNHRILFVGRIVSDKGLEWLLKTLIHTNPQIKLDIAGEGWERPRLEKLANTLGLSNRITWHGWCDADKINKLYKQCFAVIFPSVWPEPAGLVTLEAYSNYRPVIGSAVGGIPEHLRDGETGILVPGNDIQKLADAIHNLDENYQKSRQMGEQGHALLMKEFTMAAHVNHLQTIYAKTIAEFPFKLQKVYSISQAK
- a CDS encoding glycosyltransferase family 2 protein; amino-acid sequence: MLSYQECQQPLVSVIIPTYNRPDYLKQAIASAIKQTYQNIEIIVSDNCSPENPQALVASFGDSRIRFWRHQQNVGMLANQQHGFKMAQGKYIASLHDDDIWNEDFLAKLVPPLEENSELILAFCDQYIIDKNSIINNIGTEENTRGYKRDKLAKGIHQPFYKIGLIDKSIPTAASCVIRNKFVDWDSIPSEVGGMWDLYLTYLCCISGYGAYYYPERLTQYRAHEQTDTMLSGSRDVQAKIRKAKSEMFCYQVFMEDARLQQFRKYFQQKWLEANTTLGIGLLRSEQIAVARPYFWRALTKQKFSARTLVALSLSFTPQFLANKLIEMSK
- a CDS encoding glycosyltransferase family 4 protein, producing MKLCIVTHKIKKGDGQGRVNYEVANEAIRRGHQLTLLASEVAPELENNSQVNCIKIPVKHYPTEFLRNFIFAQKSADWLRKHRSEIDLVKVNGAINLAAADVNAVHFVHSSWLRSPVHISRNRRDLYGLYQWLFTAFNARWEKQAFQKAQVVVAVSEKVAQELVNIGVPRSRIRVIINGVDLEEFAPGESDACGGLRLRQKLGLPENVTLALFAGDIRTPRKNLDTVLHALVKVPDLHLVVVGHTQNSPFPQLAASLGLNERVHFVGFRRDIPAIMQAVDLFVFPSRYEACSLVLLEALSSGLPVITATATGGGELVTPECGIVLSDSDDSDALALALLTLVSSSALIQQMGKAARSVAEKHSWTTMAQTYVDLFEELSKNAEHRSDTNLSPSTRPITLPFGATGAN
- a CDS encoding glycosyltransferase family 2 protein, coding for MRNTVLIPTYRRPQDLSRCLLALQEQIKPVDQVIVVVRDTDAETWQFLAQLNAPNLPLHTVKVTQPGVVAALNAGLAAVEGDIVSITDDDAAPHPDWLERIAAYFTSDSRLGGLGGRDWVYHGSKLEDESRSVVGQLQWFGRVIGNHHLGVGEPREVDVLKGVNMSFRKEAIGQLRFDERMRGTGAQVHFEMAFTLSLKRAGWKIIYDPNVAVDHYPAQRFDEDQRNNFNEIAFINLVHNETLVLLEHLPFIRRIIFLFWAVFVGTCDSLGLVQWLRFLPSQGQLAGKKLLASWRGRWQGYKQFVIGH
- a CDS encoding O-antigen ligase domain-containing protein; translated protein: MNSKQILFNSFSQENYSPQERSLQGWMAIAGFILLTVVCYFAGATAALRLIYPVTALAVAVFLYLRHPILYISFTWWIWFLTPLATRLVDYKVGWDATRQMLIAPYLVVFVTIATFLRHFPRASRQGGLPFVMAFIGVFYGFLVGLIYNPPIPVARGLMDWLSPVIFAFHLFINWRDYPSYRQNFQRTFLWCVLILGTYGVYQFVVAPEWDRYWLIQSKLFMSSGNPVPFGMRVWSTLHSVGPFGSVMQAGLLLLFTSSGSLIFPASAVGYLSFLLTQARTNWGGWLFGIIIIMGSVKARIQMRLITIIVVMAICVVPLTTIQPISGVVAARLQTFSNIQDDTSFKDRSGSYDKNLGLALSNALGNGLGNIWKVNEKTGQIEVVVIDSGILDMFFTLGWFGAIFYMGGLILLIISVSSYGEGRFDSFISAARAIGISSATQLVIGSGMLSVAGMILWGFLAMAMAGHKYYSNPKNS
- a CDS encoding glycosyltransferase family 4 protein; this encodes MKAIIVMPLAEQRGGGEMMLWDLVQQGRNAGVEWLIIFLEDGPMVEQVKSLGIDARVVESGRLRQIHRFIGAVFRIAAIARRERADIIVNWMWITHISGGLAAMLAGLPAVWYQLEVPSNKTWLVRLATLIPAQAIITLSQDGKQAQAEIWPHRPTPLVYPGVALDRFEPDALPTPEEARRKLGLPLHCPLIGIVGRLQRWKGMHVLVQAMPKILQKYPDAHCVVVGGKHDLEADYEDFLKAEIIKLGLKEQVIMAGLQRNIPEWVQAMDVFVHASDKEPFGIVIIEAMALGKPVIAGDAGGPTEIITDGMNGLLTPYGDADKLAIAILRYLDEQEFAQSAGIAARQRALDFSTQNYAQNFISAIRSAIPSVS
- a CDS encoding Uma2 family endonuclease — translated: MTIAQELDSQQGIPQDVIFPPGDLYSDEPPLETELHLRQIILLLTCLEWLWRDRNDFYAAGNLTIYYSPHQRKSEYFRGPDFFVVFGTQRKTRKSWVVWEEDGKYPNLILEILSDSTAKTDKGLKKEIYQDTFRTPDYFWFDPYTLEFAGFHLVDGKYQPLQLNKQGHLWSQQLGLYLGIHEGLLRFFTPDRQLVPTPEERAEETEQRLEHVEQKAQRLAAKLQELNIDPDTI